DNA from Kogia breviceps isolate mKogBre1 chromosome 3, mKogBre1 haplotype 1, whole genome shotgun sequence:
GCCTGGTACAAATGTAAAGTTCAAATAGAGAATGTGAAGTGATCAGATACTGTGTTTAGGGGTTTTACTAAGAGACAGTGATATGACTTCAGATGGTGGTTTATACATGATCCTAACAAAGCCAGTGCTAGTCAAATGACAGGTTGTAAGTATGAAGTAATCAACACATAATCGAATCACCATCAGCTAAATAAAAACttgattgtggggcttccctggtggcgcagtggttgagaatccacctgctgatgcaggggacacgggttcatgccccggtccgggaagatcccacatgccgcggagcggctgggcctgtgagccgtggccgctgagcctgcgcgtccggagcctgtgctccgcaacgggagaggccacaacagtgagaggcccgcgtaccacacaaaaacaaacaaacaaaaaacttgattGTGTTTTCTCACTTAACAGCTTTAACTTTTAGGataagaaaaagtgaaaacactaCCTAAtccacatatttttgaaaaacattgaAATGTTGACTGGAAAACAGTTGTGTAGGACTTTACATGTTATATTATAGTTAGCTGTTTGTATCTGGCCATCTTGACATATTCTAAAGTTCTTGAAGACTGAGGCCCAAGTCTCCTGTTCACCTGTATATTTACAAAATCTAACATAGTGTCTAGAACATAGATAGCATTCAAATGTGTGCTGCATTTAGTTGAAGAGAATTAAGTGTTCCTACCTGGTCCCACAAGGCTGCAGCCACTTGGTCTATTACAGCACCCAGCTCTCGGTATTCTCCAGAGTACCGGATGTATGCCCAGGTGCACAGAGTAATAAGGGTCAGTCCCATTATCATATTGCATAGGCTAGCTATGATGTCCAAACCAATGAATCCAGTCACACCAGCAATCACATACGTGATAAAGATGACAACAAACAGTGTGGCTGGGGTACGAGCTGCATGGAAGATATTTTTGCTATCATTGTGCTTGATGTACTGTATGTAAAGTTCATCTATTTCACTCTCCAACTGTTGCAGGTAACGCCGGCTAAATTCCTCCCCACCCATCTTCTTCACCCCTCGGAATAGCTTCACAGATTCTTCCTTAAGTTCCAGATGTTTCGTCTGCAGGTCATTAGGGGCCAGAAATGGTTTGTCACCACCACAGATCTGTATCGGATAGAGAAGTATTCAGGCAGTGCAGAGTACAACTAGCAACTGTATCACAATTTTGCACTTAGCTAGTTGAATTTGTTAGAACACAAATTTGTTAGAAGGAGCCTGCATTATGTTTTGTCAACGCACATCTTTCCATACTCCATTTCTATCAGGTGGGATTATAAGTGGGACTGGTACTTTATAGGTGACTTATATAAAgcctttcttaatttttattctcttttcgaTATGGGAAGGAATATCCATGACTTAATCCAATTTCCTCAAGATGAGGAGGTGAACTGCAAACTCAGTTCATTCACAGAATGAatccaaatttaagaaaactactTACAGTCAAGTTCCTGTGGAAATTTATTCTAACTACACTGAACTAATTTTGACCAAATgaagtttaatttaaaacaatgagcAATGCTATAAACCCCTAAAGTAAAATTGTGAAAAACATTTCCTTCAGtagtttcactgatttttgtttGGAGCCCATTTGGTATTTTCTTCAAGAGACTAAATGGAAGCATATTAAATGGTCTTGGACCAAATTTTCAACTTTGTTTTCAAAAGTTACATGGGACATCTCAGTTACCCATACCATTCACTTCAGTTATTTGTGATTTAACTAAATAAAGGAGATTCTCATTCCACTTCCCCTTTAATTATGTTGTAAACACCATTCCATATACTATATTTCCCTTGATTCTAAGACTCTATCAATTTTGGATGCAATTttgattttataacattttcagtGGAAAGAAAATGCATCATATTAGTAGATACACACCATAATCATTAGATGCCTCCTAATTCAGAATGTTAGAAAGAGGAAATATAGTACTTAGAAATATTGGtccttgcagtttatttttttctaacaggTTTTTATATTTAAGATAGAAATTGGACTGTGGAATGTAGGGAGGTATAGTGGAGAGGGTAGCATATGTTATTTTACCCACTAGATCTTATAAATAGTGGGAAAATTTGTACCCCTCCACCTCTGTAAAATGTGTGTTATAAAgagataattcatttaaaatacatttaaattgtgCATACATCATGTTctcttgatttgtttttaaaatattttaggaataccataaaaagaaatgtgataCACATAGTTTGAGAAAGAATAAGTCAAAACCACTTCTGCATGTGTATACAGTGTaacttggaagaaaaaagaatgagctcATGGAAGAAATACTGATTTTATTTGAAACAtcatttaagggacttccctggtggcacagtggttaagaatccgcctgccaatgcaggggatgaggggacatgggttcgagccctggtccaggaagatcccacatgctgtggagcaactaagcctgtgcaccacaactactgagcctgtgctctagagcccacgagccacaactactgagcctacgtgccacaactactgaagcccgtgggcctagagcccctgctctgcaacaggagaagccaccacagtgagaaacccacacaccagaacgaagagcagcccccactcgacACACTTTctttagagaaagcccacacacagcaacaaagacccaatgcagccaaaaatcaatcaatcaattaattaattaaaacatcatttaaaatactatttaattcttacctcttccatttttttatgGTATGTATCCTTGGCAGTTGCCACGGCTGCTAAattgttagcttctgctgtggCCTTTGGACAAAGTACAAAATATGatgtaaaatggaattaatattttattaaacttcCACAGGCAGTTTTCATATATGAGCATTATGTGCAAGAAATATGCAGGAACCCAAGGTCATCACATAATTTGAAAAGTGTTGAAATATTTCTactacatcttttaaaattagtaaaattaaaatttcaaaatacataaaatatagttTACTCAATAAACCATAGTTCTAAAATGAATTTTCATTTAGAAGATTATtcctctttataaatatttttaagacctTCACCACATACGGGGGGGGGAATCTATAAATCCAAACACATGGGAAATAATATATAGTACATTTTAtataaactaatatatataaaaatgtcaaCTTTAAGGATTACTGATAGAACAATGTATCACTGATaacaaaaagaaaccatcaagaacttaagaaattgaagaaataaGTATGGAAAAAGTGAGTTTCTCCTTTTCCAAGTATAGAGGCCACTTGTTTAAAACCTGCTTTTCTACTTATTACATGTGTGAATCTAAACCAGTCTGAGTCTTCTCTAAACAAATTTAGTACAAAGACAACGCAGACTCTTGTATCTCAGCATAAGTGAGGCTGCTATATGTGTATGTGAAAATGTTTAGATGAACACACAAATGGGTAGTTACTAGAAAAATAATCTTCCAATAAGTCATTCCATCTACAATTTTTATTTGGTGATTTCCAACAGCCAGATTGGAGCATATTGTTAGCTTTAGTGACAGTATGTTTTAGAATGTCAAGCCTCCTGATGAATAAATACCTGTAACATGGATTTGGGATGTGGTAATTCTTCACCTTGATAGATCTTTATATAagcctaaaaaaataaagagagaaaaaaaaaaagactcatgttCAAGTAATTGCATTCAATATTTCTCTAAGCCTGTTAAATTGTATTCTAAGGTCTATGGTCTTGATGGTTCGACAAAATAAATAAGGTCTTGATAGTTTCAGGAACTGTCATCTCTTTCTCATACTTTaattccctctttattttttttctttgcggtacgtgggcctctcactgttgtggcctctccttttgcggagcacaggctctggacgtgcaggctcagcggctgtggctcacgggcccagctgctccgcggcatgtgggatcctcccggaccagggcacgaacctgtgtcccttgcatcggcaggcggactctcaaccactgcgtcaccagggaagcccaattccctCCTTAATTCTTGTTCCCTTTTCCTGAAAGGTCCTCTTCACACATCTCCACTTGCCAATCCCACCCTTCTTAAAGGCTTAACTCGATACCACCTCCTTTAAAACTTTCTCAGATCCCTCTGCTAGGAgtaacatttctttttcagttactcACAGGAATTTGTACCTGCTGCTGCCACAAGCTTTATGGAACAGATCTGTTCAAGGGCCGAGTCTCCTACTAAATTCTAAGCTCATCCACCGTGTTTTATGTACAGCAAGAATTCAAATTTTAGATAAATAACATGTCATCTATTGCTGAGAGTGGTGAAGGTAAATAATCACACGGGAGATATACAACcacattttaaatgacaaaacgtggattttaaaaattgatgttttAGTCCTTGGAGCATCAATCCAAAAATTATATTGGTAACTGAAATCCACTATATATGTGTGTTGGTTACAAAAAAAAAGTGCTGTATTTGGGGCTCCCTGAGGTAAATAggtaaatgcaaatgaaaatagttCCACTTCAAATTGGCCCCTGGTGCAGAAAGCAGGAAGTGTGGAAGAATTTTCTCCAGTAGGAAGGCAAAGTATAGCCCGTTAGGGAAAATCTTCAGAATGAAGGTGAAATTCAGTATAGATCATGACTGAAAACTAAGTGGTATGAACCCTGGGATACACCTCCTCCCCCAAAAAGAGATAGACTTTTCCAACTCCTGGATACATGtatgtttcaaaatatatttccctCAAGATGAAAGGCGATAGTAAAGTTACCTCAAGgtgttttctcaaaaaaataatttcagaaagcaAGCTCCTCTTGGGAgtctaatctttttaaaaatcatttctgtaTATTTCTCATGACTTTGCCCCTATATTACAAAGtctataattttttgttgtttaaaacagGAACTGCATTCCCAAACATGTCAAATCTAAGTACTCACAAATTCTTTAGAAATGAGAGTGATACCTTGAAGTACTCCACCAGACCTCGGCAGGTGATTTTGTTCCCGTTGATCTCTTTAATGTCTAGGCTCTCAGGACTAAGTAGCCAAGGAATGAGTATTTTCAAGTTTTTGATGAATTCTTCATCTATTTCTACAAGTAAAagcaaattcattattttaaaaatcctatccAGTCCTCCATGccataaaataaaacatcctttgatttcctctgtttcttcccCAGTGATAAAGCTATTACTTACTTTCCCATCATCTAAATTACTCCCAAAACCCACTTTTCTCAGGGTGAACGATACTACTCGCCCAATCTATGGCTGATCTTTCTTATCTTCACTCCaattacttatttatcttgtcttCCACCTATAAAATAGCTTTCTTGATATTAAATGCTATACAAATGTTTTACACCCCATTCACATAACCAGTTCATGTATTCTGATGTCTTTAAGTCCTGTTCATGGTtcatggttttatatatatagggTCATAAAGGGGGAAAGGGTGGATATTTACTGCTTTATAAGATGTATTCCCTCCAGAAAATGTATCCAAAAGTTGTTCTGTATTTAGTGTGCCCACCTTAGGACAAGTGTATAGAAGTGGGTAAGGTGTGGTAACTACGACTCAAGTTCAAAAAGAtagtgatgctgctgctgcctctAGTAGTGAAACGCAGCAACACACAATAACATTGAAAAAGGCAATGGAGGCCTCGCAGCTCGTGGGTCAGAGGCAGTCTGAGTTATTTGGTACAATTGCTTGCCCATAACCCATTTTATAGCATTAGGTTCAAACTTAacattacagatttagcaaagtAATACGGAAAACAGATCTTCAGAGCAATCTTTTGAACacagcaataattttttaaatcattatttcaaaacatataGAAAACTACATAAAAAGCAAGATATGTCCAGAGACTTGGTATCTAAGAAAATTCAGTAACcgcctataattttttaaaatctgaatttcagcCAAGTCGCTGAGTTTTCAGGCTTTGGGATTGGTGATTTCTGAGGTCTTAAGGATAAAGATTCAAACCTTATGATTGTGTTTGCATGTTCCCTGCTTGTTATTATGACCCCAACATACACTGAAATACTAGTTTACATAAGAATTTACGGTTCTCTCCTCTTGCTTACTGTTTTTATGACATGTATGAGCATGACACTGGAAATTCTTCCAACTTTTTTGCTTCATGTTTTGTACAGCTTTGAAATTTGTGTCCGTATTTCATGAGGACTTGGACAGGAGtttattcaagtttatttttctgtttgcacTGTACCAATTTTTACTGATAATTGTGCTTTGTATTAGTATAGGTTTATTCAAGTGTATTTATTATTGTGGTTTGCTTTTAGTTCCCAATTTTCACGGAAATACTGGTATTTGTATTATGTTATTATGTTCCTTTGTTATGTTTTGTTGCCTACTATGTATTTGTATTCACTGATgctaacagttttcttttttgctatatgattttatgctttttttcaaCATTAGTAGAATATTActatatatctagaatatatgaattctttctgaatttctgtataaaacaaaaagatttctCCTTATAAAACCACTTTAAAATCACCTTCAAAACATGTACTCAAATTCCACTCCCCCCCAAAATTTCCTTATAAAATTGTTAATGGAATAAGATACAACCTGTGTATCTAATGCACCAGCAACTGTGTTAATTATCATCAAAGTAACCAGCATAGCACCATACATTTGGATTAAAAATGTGTTCTAAAGATAGCATTATCCATAGTCTATTTCTACAAGTGTGTTGAAAGAGTATGTGAGAAACTATCATCAAAGAATTTTTGCACAATTGTTTATTCAAAGACATTTCttccccagaggcaaccactcAGATGCCAGCCCTCTGGAGAACAGCATGGCCAGCAGACAAGACATCCTGGATAGAAATAACACCACATTATAAGATTCAGGATGGAAAAATAATGTAGATAGCAGACTTTCAAAACTGCCCAAAGAAACACTGAGGCAAAGTAGAAAATTTGGGCACACAGAAGGATTTAGCAGCAGTCCTATATAGCCtcaattaaaatggaaatttgatGGGCAACTGAAGCtgcctttcatttctctttcttttgggcTAGCCACTTTGGTAAACTCACAACGTATGGGTAACTGTAAACCAACTGTATGAATCAATATATGTTTAGACATGTGAGTAAAATTTGATGGAGAACAAATCTATTAAAAAGTACAATTTATATCTGCAAGATTTGTCTTAAACTCTCTCCCTGAGTTCTTTCATTGCAAACTGTATCCATTAATTTAAGAACTGTAGCTGTGTACTACAGGAATGAAACAAGGCAAAGTACTTTTTTGCCCCAGTAAAGGACTGTTGTTGAAGGCCTGCTCTGCCTGTTTATGGCTCTCCAACCCCCGAGAAGAAAGAAAGGCCTCGTGGGAGCCCTCTCTTTATGTAACTTATTCAAAACACATTGAAGCCATTAGGTAATTGCACAGTATCAAGAGGTCTGTGTGCTCACTAGTGGGTTGGAATTCATAAGTGACAGCAAAATTGTAGGATCCTGGAATCCATGCATTAATATGTGCCTACAGCTGTCCTGTTGTATAAAGAAGagacaatttaaaacatttataaaaacaatgCTGATGATTGAGAAATTGGGGGTTCTATTTATGATATTAGCTGCCATAGTGAAATATAAGGTATCTGAGAATAAATGCCATGgatacatggggaaaaaaataggttTGCTTTTCAAACTTGCCAGTTCCATAAAACTGGACATAATGTTATGCTgtcctttttaaaagtaatttcaaaTCCCTTTGAGAACAACTGTGCTTCAAAGCTTTTTATGTCACTGTCTCATCACCCCTGGCACAATGCAGAAAGgccacagtaaattaagcaaatgtCCGAACTCAGTGGTGTACTCAGTGCTAGGCTTACAAGTAAAAAAGTCAGAAATGTCTTTGTACCACCTTGTATCAACTGCAAAGCAAATATCTAAAGACCTGGTGATTATTAGGCAAGATTAGCTTCTGCTTCTGCagacccctgcccctgcccccgccccggtttttttttaacaatttgagTTGCTTTGGAATCTTTAAACATTAGTCATACCTCTGTTTAAGAGATAATTACATGCTGTTAGTTTGAAAAACACTCTTgtgcttttggttttttaagaACCTGGTCCTCATCCAGAAGAGGATTTCATTATTACTGAAGTTTTTAATGATTTATAATTAAATTCTTTAGCAGCAGTTTTAAAGAGCTTCACTTCAGTACTATGCAATATTTCTTTCTATCTCTAATTATATAACTTAACACAAACATTCCAATAACATAGGcatctattttcctttttcatgtcaataaggaaaattaaaaaggaagctaTTAAGGAGCATTTCTCAATACAGAGGTGAGCAGAAACCTATGAGAAAGGGCGAGGGTTACTGCCTCCCAGAAGAATGCAGGATTTAGCCTATTTTCTCAGTGTACGTATTCAGTACGCATAGAATCCCCTAGTTCACCAAGGAGGTACTCTAGCCTGAGCCCGGGATTCCCAATCCTCCTGAAAATTTCCAATCATCAGCCTCACATCAGTGGATAAATGAAACTAGCAGCCATAAACCCAAtggataaaatgacatttttgtaATCAGACTAAGTGACATAAACACATACATTAAAAGACAGACAAACCTTTCAGTTTTCCATCAAAGTTTGGATTGGTAGCTACTTTTAAGCCAGGATGAGGTAGCAGAAAACAGGAAATTTTGGTGAAACAGGAATGGATGTGTTTTCGAACATTCTGTAGTTCTTCATGCTGGTTCCCCGAGACCTACAGTAAATCATTCTGAAGTTTAAACTACTTTCAACACATATTGAACTCCAAAAGAATTCTGTGGCATTTATATTTGCTGTGTCTGTCTCGtcacaatgatttaaaaaatgacatgacAGGGCTGATACTAAATAAGGAAAAGTTTGGGGTGAATTTGCCACATGACCATATCTAAGCTTAGCATACAAATGGCATTACTATTACAATTAACAAACGTCTACTCTTACGCTAACTTAGATGGGCCTTCCCATTTTTCAGTATAAATTAGTGAGGTTTTACTCTAGCTAGTTCctacaaattcaaattttaattcaAAGTACTCACAAGAGACATGAGTAGATCATAAGATAGTCCTACCTTCTTTTCAGGAGGTACTTAAGACAGCCTCTTGTCACCTGGTAGGTATACATTTAAATTCTAGAAAGGCATCTGGATAGTTGGATGTTTACTTAAAAGCTAAACTGCCCCCTTTTTTCACATGTATTTGACATTTAACAGTACAAACTACCCTAAAAGTAACCATAACTTAAAAAGATAAGCTTAGAGATCCTGATTATcgaggaagattttttaatctccatcatctccatttttttttctgattactcAGTAGGTATTTTGGGAGGTATCTGTTCAGTGTAAATAATTCATTCAGTTTTGAACTATCATGACACAGCAAGTGGAAAGCCTCCTAATATCACCTTCTGTGAACTACTAGCAAAATGTCCTAAGATTGACTttggggattttaaaaattaaatatttctgttaaaTTGACTTTAAACCTCTACTAAAACACGAATCCAGATATTTGTACTGTCAGTCTTGAATAGATTTAATTCttcaaattaaaagttttatCTTTAGGAATAAATCATGGTTTTATAGATATTTACAAAAGAACTCTTTTTCTGTATCATAATTATTGATAATGTTTACAGTTGTAACTCTGACATTTTAAGTATCAATCTTAGTTTGTTCATAGAGATACTATGAAGGTCAAATGAGATTGTGGCTACTGAGTATCTATTCAGCAAATCATTCAAAAAAATACTTTAGGTTACTACTGGCGAAATTTCATGCATCTAAATAGTTAACAAACCTTGAGGCgtttttccaagaatttggagcCACCATCAGCTCCATACGAAAATTCGTATGGGAAACTCCAGTCTCGAACAAGAAATATGAGACTCtaagaaacaataagaaaaaaagattgataaaGGAACTCTAAATTTCCTCCCTctgttttttattgaaatagattAGATATTGTCATTTGAATAGTGTTCTTCTCCACATAATGGAattaataagcaaaataaaacctaagAAAGTTGTTTCTGAGCAATCTCCCCGCTCTGAGATCATCCTCCCTGTTTCCACTGAATGTGAACAGAAAGCCGCTCCCAAACTGATTATTAAAGTTACATAGAGCCATTCAGCCAGTTTGGGGCATGTCTGTCAGTTTTCAGGAAGCTTTTTATGAAGATTCAAGTTTTATTTGAGGGAAGTTTTCTCCTTTCATCTGTCTAAATATGTTTCCTCTATTACATTTGTTCCACTCTCTTCTGTAGGGGCTCTCATTATGCATATCTGGTAGGTAGAGGGGTGAGAATCCAGGTGTTGCGGGGCCCTGAAGGTTATACCATCTGGCGGTGGGGAGGGCTCAATAGGAAAAAGGTACAAAAATGGGCTtgaaagttaatatttatttagagtaAGATACCTTTGTAatccttttttcccccagttttcagCTGCAAATGCTTTGATCACTTCCTCATATgatagttttgaaatattttctgttgGAAATCTAACTCAGTCTTTCCTCTAACAAGGccaaaactttttattataaaaatgtttttattattaatagtttAGAAATATTTCAGCTTCacaatttgttatttgtaatatcatatacattttttagtttcttcatctgtcaaatagaaataataatggaACACGCCTCACAGGAatactaaatgagataatatatataaggCATTTCGAAGAGCGCCTGGCACCTAATGCTACGTTAGCTATTTGATTTTGATTTCAATGGCCACATAATATTTTCGCACATGGATAGGCCATAGTTTATTTTGCCATTCTCCCAGATGTCTTCCAGTTTTTCTACTATTCTAGAAATACATTGATAAACATTCTTGAAGCTGAATATTTGTTCACATCCAGAAGGATTTTATCAGGAACTGTTTCCCAAATTAGTGTAATCATTGGAATCATTCAAGAGGCTTTTAAAAGTACAGAATTCTTGGGTCCTACCCCATACCTAGTGAAACCAAAGTAAGAGTAGctttcatttattgagtgcctattataaGCCAACCACAATACCAGAATTATATACATGGTACTTCATGCACTCCTGCAACAGCCCCAAGAGGTTACAATTTATTATTCACCTTAAGAGATATATAAAgatcacctccaccctcacctgaCATTAAGTAAtatgcccaaagccacacagctagagTGGAAGAGTTGGCATTTAAACTGGGGTCTTATTCAAAATTCCTGCTGCACTGCCTCAAagttaagtataaaatatatagtttacAATCTGAGGCATTAAAGCACTCTTTTATAAGTTAGATTAAGTTATACTTCAAATTTTAGTTTCTGAAAAAATGTAGGAAGTTGAGaaaaagtacaaatatttaatgaaattagcTATCTTTAAATATTCTAAGAGTTTACATCTTTGGGTTTCTAATTGAAGCTGCTAGTCTACCCCATTAAATTTTATTGATATCATTTTTAAGCTATAGGTTCCTTTTCCAtcccttttttccctttacaGTTTATCTGTTGAAGAACCTAAGAATTTGACATGTAGAGATTCCCACAACCTGGACCTTGCTGACTGCATATTCACGGGGCAGTTCAACATGTCCTTTTGTCCTTTAGATTTCCTGCAAATTGGCAGCTGGATGCAAAGCCTTGATCTgactctggttttatttttttggcaagACTATAGGATGCAGAGTGTTCTTTTATTAGGAGGCACATAGTATATGGTTATTTCTCCTTTGGTGAAGTTATGTCATCTTTGCTTAACTGAAGCTCATTCTTCAGTAGATTTCTCATTAAGGGCTCATCGAAACAACATTCTTTGTGTTCTTACATGCTGATAACAGTTTGTGCCCTTTATAAGTGAAAgtcagttttgctggatataaaatcCTTCACTCACATTTTCTTACCTTAAACAGGGACACTTCTTAGTTTGCATTGTGGATATTTCTTGTTTCACTACAGTGGAAGCCCGTCCCCCCAcctcgtgtgtgtatgtgtgtgtgtgtgtgtgtgtgtgtgtgtgtatgtgtatgttctgTGGATtcttgtggggagaggagaggttcTTGtggaggagacttttttttttttgcggtacgcgggcctctcactgttgtggcctctcccgttgcggagcacaggctccggacgcgcaggctcagcggccatggcttacaggcccagccgctccgcggcatgtgggatcttcccagaccggggcacgaacccgcgtcccctgcatcggcaggcagattctcaaccactgcgccaccagggaagccctggaggagaCTTTTAAAACACCTATATACACTATCTTTAAATAGTTCACTATCTTTAGATAGATGTCCATTCTTGTCAACATTTTGGCAAAATATGGTAATTTGTATTTAGAACACTTCTACCTAAAACATGCATTTTGAAAACAGAGGTTAGCTAAGAAGCAACTTTTGCAAAATAGAGGCTCATGAACCAGGATAAATGAAACCAACTATGTGGATTTGgcaattttcacatttttcttgggAGCGTTTAGTCTCATTTCTTGGTCTTTTTCACTGGGCATCTTCCCAAGTCAACATAATGAGGACCATGTGTAGAACAGGATCAAAGATGAAGTCTTATTTTCTTAATAAGCAATCTATATTCTATCTCCCTATAGTGTCAAATTCCAAGTTCCCTGCCTAATGGTCCCAATCCAGTGACATGCTGGTGTAAATTGGCTCTCCAGCAGCAGCAACATGccttgatttgtagcatttga
Protein-coding regions in this window:
- the ATL1 gene encoding atlastin-1, with translation MAKNRRDRNSWGGFSEKGYEWSSEEEEPVKKAGPVQVLIVRDDHSFELDETALNRILLSEAIRDKEVVAVSVAGAFRKGKSFLMDFMLRYMYKQESVDWVGDYNEPLTGFSWRGGSERETTGIQIWSEVFLINKPDGKKVAVLLMDTQGTFDSQSTLRDSATVFALSTMISSIQVYNLSQNVQEDDLQHLQLFTEYGRLAMEETFLKPFQSLIFLVRDWSFPYEFSYGADGGSKFLEKRLKVSGNQHEELQNVRKHIHSCFTKISCFLLPHPGLKVATNPNFDGKLKEIDEEFIKNLKILIPWLLSPESLDIKEINGNKITCRGLVEYFKAYIKIYQGEELPHPKSMLQATAEANNLAAVATAKDTYHKKMEEICGGDKPFLAPNDLQTKHLELKEESVKLFRGVKKMGGEEFSRRYLQQLESEIDELYIQYIKHNDSKNIFHAARTPATLFVVIFITYVIAGVTGFIGLDIIASLCNMIMGLTLITLCTWAYIRYSGEYRELGAVIDQVAAALWDQGSTNEALYKLYSAAATHRHLYHQAFPAPKSESTEQSEKKKI